CTGTCGGCTGCGGGTAGCTTGCGCTCTTGAGCAAGGAGAGGTAGCCACCCTCCAGGTTCTTCACACTCGTGAATCCCTGCGCCATCAAACCCGTAAGCCAGCAGGTCGATGAATCAATCAATAAACAAGCAACCAACAAAGTGTCGTGAAACCACTTAGTAGTTAGTACTTACCGCGGCGACGAGGTCTGCAGTGGCAAGCCTTGACCGGATTCCGGAGCGGCAGCCAACGAGGAACCGGTCCTCCTTGGCGTGGAGCGCGGCGACCTGGTCGACGAAGTGAGGGTTGTGCTCCTTACCGTGAGGGGTGACGGAGAGGTAGTATGGTACGTTGCGTGCGCCGGCGACATGGCCCTTGTCGAAGTCCTCCCACATGCGCACGTCC
The sequence above is a segment of the Aegilops tauschii subsp. strangulata cultivar AL8/78 chromosome 6, Aet v6.0, whole genome shotgun sequence genome. Coding sequences within it:
- the LOC109745877 gene encoding thiosulfate sulfurtransferase 16, chloroplastic, encoding MGSLRSSGSGAAVPVESVDPEAACALLASGQYGYVDVRMWEDFDKGHVAGARNVPYYLSVTPHGKEHNPHFVDQVAALHAKEDRFLVGCRSGIRSRLATADLVAAGFTSVKNLEGGYLSLLKSASYPQPTASHH